CGTGCTGACGCTGCTTTCAGGCGGCATCGATTCTCCGGTCGCGGCCTGGATGATCATGAAGCGCGGCTGCCCGACTGACTTCATCACATTCCACAGCGCGCCGTACACGCCGCCTGAGACGACCGACAAAGTCCGCGGCATCGCCGGATTCCTGAACGGCTGGCAGATTCACGGCAAGCTCCATTTATGCAACCTCGCGCCGCTCCAGAAGCTGATCCGGGACTTCTGCACCGAACGGTTCCGCACCGTGCTCTACCGCCGCGCCATGCTGCGGATCGCCGAACAGGTCGCCAGGCAGACCGACTGCCGCGCGCTGGTCACCGGCGAAGCGGTCGGGCAGGTCGCTTCGCAGACGCTGGTCAATATGAATACGATCAACCGGGCGATCGACATGCTCGTGCTGCGGCCGCTGGTCGGAACCGACAAGCTCGAAACCATCCGGATCGCCGAAATGATCGGCAGCTACGACCTGTCCAACACGCAGGTGCCGGACAGCTGCACGGTTTTCGCCCCCTCCTCGCCCGCCACCGCGACACCGGAATCCCTGGCCGAAGCGGAAGAGCGGAAAATCCCGGATTATCCGGCCGTATTGGAAAAAATAATCGCAGATATCGAAACAATCGCTTGAAATTTGCCGAAGCATGGATTAACTTTCAGTCAAGGATGATTTTACTGTCTGCATTATACAGGAGATGTAACTTTGGCCAGAGATACGGAATATATTCTCGAACTCCTTGTGGAGTACGGAATGGTTACCCGGGAACAGGTCGCAAGAGCCCGGGAGGAGGCGGAAGCCTCCGGCGGAACACTCGATCCGGTGGAATGCCTGAAGAAAGACGGCTCGGTGCGGGAACAGGATCTGCTCGCGATGCTCGCGCAGCAGTACGGAATGGAAGTCCTCGACCTCAACAGCTATGAAATCCCCCCGGAAATTCTTGAGTGCCTGACCCCCGAGGTGGCGTCGCGCTACAAGGTCGTCCCGGTCATGAAACACGACGACGTGCTGACCATCGCGATGAGCGACCCGACTGACATGGAGACGCTCGACGCGCTCCGTTACCTGCTCGGCACCGAAGTCGATGCGATGGTCGCAAGCAAATCGCAGATCGATGCGATCCTCGACCGCCATTACCGTACCGGCGCCGACAGCGTGGAAGGCTACCTGCAGGAGATGACCGAAGACGCCGATCTCGACACGGAGCTGGTCAGCAACATCGGCCAGGCCGAATCGCTGGACGATGAAAACGCGCCGATCATCCGCCTCGTGACCCAGCTCATCATCGACGCCTTCAAGATGAAAGCGTCGGACATCCACCTCGAGCCGATGGAGAAGCGCTACCGGGTCCGTTACCGCATCGACGGCGCGCTCCGCGAGGTCGAGGGACCGCCGAAATACATGCAGGCGAACTTCACCAGCCGCGTGAAGATCATGGCGCGGCTCGACATCACCGAGAAACGGATTCCGCAGGACGGCCGCATCCAGGTCACCGTAGGCGACCGCGACATCGACTTGCGCGTATCGTCGGTGCCGACCGTTCACGGCGAATCGATCGTCATGCGTATTCTCGATAAATCGAGCATCCAGCTCGACGTGCCGAAACTCGGCTTCTACGCCGACGACCTCGAAATCGTGAACCGGATCATCAGTCTGCCGGACGGCATCTTCCTGGTGACCGGCCCGACCGGTTCCGGCAAAACCACGAGTCTCTACGCGTTCCTGAACACGATCAACACGACCAGCCGCAAAATCATCACGGTGGAGGACCCGGTCGAATACCAGCTCTCCGGCATCAACCAGGTGCAGGTGGACCGGCATGTGGAGATGACCTTTGCGGCGGCGCTGCGCTCGATGCTGCGCCAGGCGCCGAACATCATCATGGTCGGCGAGATCCGCGACCTCGAAACCGCCGAAATCGCCATCAACGCCGCTCTGACCGGCCACCTCGTATTCAGTACGCTGCACACGAACGACGCGCCGGGCGCCATCACCCGACTCGTGGATATGGGGGTCAAGCCGTTCCTGGTGGCGACCGCGCTGCGCGCCGTCATGGCCCAGCGGCTGCTGCGCCGGATCTGTCCGAACTGCAAGGCGCCCTATACGCCGACCGCGACGGAAATCCGCATGCTCGGGCTTTCGCCGGAATATCTCGAGAACCATCAGTTCTACAAGGGCAAGGGGTGCGACCGCTGTGGCCGCACCGGTTACAAGGGACGTATCGGCATCTATGAAATTTTCCAGATCACGGAAGACATCGGCAAACTGATCTTCGCCAACGAACCCACCGGCGTGATCCGCGACGCCGCCCGGCGCAACGGCATGCGTTCTCTGCGCGACGACGCGATGCGCAAGGCGGCCGCGGGCATTTCGACGCTGGAAGAGGTGATCTTCGTGACGCTGATGGATGAAAATTAATTTCGAGATGGTGTAATTATGCTGGATATTGAAAATTCTGCCCTGATCGACCTGCTGAAAACCGACTACGCCCCCGGCAATCCCGGCCTTCGGGAACAGCTGGACGAGGTGGCCGAAGAGGTCGAGCGCAGCGGCAAGCCGGTGATGGAGATCATCGAAAACTACGGCCTCTTCTCCCGGGCCGACCTGCTTCAGGTCATCGCGAACAGTCTCGGTTCGTACGTCTGGGACCCGCGGTCCGCGGATGTAAAAAAAGAGGTCATCGCGAGCATCGACACGAATACCGCGCGCAGCTACGGCGTGATTCCGGTGGCGCTCGAAGACGACACGCTTCACCTGGCGATGCGCAATCCGCTCGATTACCAGACGGTCGAATCGCTGCGTTTCATCCTCGGCAAGAACATCCTGCCGGTGGCGGTCGATCCGGATATGTTCGACTCAGAGCTCGAACGCTATTATCCGGAAGAGGTCGATTCGGTGGCCGATATCATCGCCGAGCTCGGACCGAGCCAGCTGCTCGAAGATTCGACGAAATCCGACGAGGAGCGCGCGAACGACGCACCGATCGTGAAATTCGTCGACGTGGTCATGCAGCAGGCGATCAAAGACAAGGCATCGGACATCCACTTCGAGCCGTTCGAAAAGGAGTTCCGCATCCGTTACCGTGTGGACGGCGCGCTCTATGAGATGCCGCCGCCGCCGAAGAGCCTGGCGATTCCGGTCATCAGCCGCGTGAAAATCATCTCAGGGCTCAACATTTCCGAACGCCGCCGTCCGCAGGACGGACGTATCCAGCTGAAGTTCCAGGGGCGTCCGGTTGACCTGCGCGTATCGTGCCTGCCGACCAGTTACGGCGAATCGGTCGTGCTCCGCGTGCTCGACCGGACGGTCGTGAACCTGCAGCTCGATTCGCTCGGCATCGGGCAGGACGTGCTCGACAAGCTGCGCGAGATGATCCACCTGCCGAACGGCATTCTGCTGGTGACCGGCCCGACCGGCTCCGGCAAGACGACGACACTCTATTCCGCGCTCGGCGAGGTCAATACGGTTGAGGACAAGCTCCTGACGGCGGAAGACCCGGTCGAATACGACATTGAAGGGATTGTTCAGGTACCGATCAACGACGCGGTCGGCATGACGTTCCAGCGGGCGCTGCGTGCG
The DNA window shown above is from Victivallis lenta and carries:
- the gspE gene encoding type II secretion system ATPase GspE, which produces MARDTEYILELLVEYGMVTREQVARAREEAEASGGTLDPVECLKKDGSVREQDLLAMLAQQYGMEVLDLNSYEIPPEILECLTPEVASRYKVVPVMKHDDVLTIAMSDPTDMETLDALRYLLGTEVDAMVASKSQIDAILDRHYRTGADSVEGYLQEMTEDADLDTELVSNIGQAESLDDENAPIIRLVTQLIIDAFKMKASDIHLEPMEKRYRVRYRIDGALREVEGPPKYMQANFTSRVKIMARLDITEKRIPQDGRIQVTVGDRDIDLRVSSVPTVHGESIVMRILDKSSIQLDVPKLGFYADDLEIVNRIISLPDGIFLVTGPTGSGKTTSLYAFLNTINTTSRKIITVEDPVEYQLSGINQVQVDRHVEMTFAAALRSMLRQAPNIIMVGEIRDLETAEIAINAALTGHLVFSTLHTNDAPGAITRLVDMGVKPFLVATALRAVMAQRLLRRICPNCKAPYTPTATEIRMLGLSPEYLENHQFYKGKGCDRCGRTGYKGRIGIYEIFQITEDIGKLIFANEPTGVIRDAARRNGMRSLRDDAMRKAAAGISTLEEVIFVTLMDEN
- the thiI gene encoding tRNA uracil 4-sulfurtransferase ThiI, which translates into the protein MYNSIICRYHEIATKGNNRNMFERCLVENIRHLLRDAAPCRVHRVRGRVWVEPAHDGDFTREELEAIRPQLAKAFGLESFSPAARVAVDMDAIRAKAVELAPEVLNPVFAEKPAVTFRVRARRSFKKFPFRSQEIEIDLVSAIAKPFGDDRFRIDLKHAEYTLGVEVRDEFALLYWDEFKAPGGLPVGSNPRVLTLLSGGIDSPVAAWMIMKRGCPTDFITFHSAPYTPPETTDKVRGIAGFLNGWQIHGKLHLCNLAPLQKLIRDFCTERFRTVLYRRAMLRIAEQVARQTDCRALVTGEAVGQVASQTLVNMNTINRAIDMLVLRPLVGTDKLETIRIAEMIGSYDLSNTQVPDSCTVFAPSSPATATPESLAEAEERKIPDYPAVLEKIIADIETIA
- a CDS encoding GspE/PulE family protein, which translates into the protein MLDIENSALIDLLKTDYAPGNPGLREQLDEVAEEVERSGKPVMEIIENYGLFSRADLLQVIANSLGSYVWDPRSADVKKEVIASIDTNTARSYGVIPVALEDDTLHLAMRNPLDYQTVESLRFILGKNILPVAVDPDMFDSELERYYPEEVDSVADIIAELGPSQLLEDSTKSDEERANDAPIVKFVDVVMQQAIKDKASDIHFEPFEKEFRIRYRVDGALYEMPPPPKSLAIPVISRVKIISGLNISERRRPQDGRIQLKFQGRPVDLRVSCLPTSYGESVVLRVLDRTVVNLQLDSLGIGQDVLDKLREMIHLPNGILLVTGPTGSGKTTTLYSALGEVNTVEDKLLTAEDPVEYDIEGIVQVPINDAVGMTFQRALRAFLRQDPDRILVGEIRDFETAQIAIEASLTGHFVFSTLHTNDSASTVTRLVDMGVEPFLICSSLAGILAQRLVRRVCKNCKTYYVPSDSDLERLGIDRSVVGDHKFCYGRGCPNCNHTGYKGRKALTELLVVNNEIREMIANEAPANHLREKARELGMRTLREDGLAAVMNGETTVDEVVRYT